The following are encoded together in the Strix aluco isolate bStrAlu1 chromosome 13, bStrAlu1.hap1, whole genome shotgun sequence genome:
- the WNT8A gene encoding protein Wnt-8a: protein MKRSTFLILSIAGVYGAVLHAAAWSVNNFLMTGPKAYLTYSSSVAAGAHSGMEECKFQFGWERWNCPESALQLSTHNRLRSATRETSFVHAISSAGVMYTLTRNCSMGDFESCGCDDSRNGRVGGRGWVWGGCSDNVDFGERISKLFVDALETGHDTRALINLHNNEVGRLAVKATMKRACKCHGVSGSCSIQTCWLQLAEFREIGNYLKIKYDQAHKLEMDKRRMRAGNSADSRGATAETFHHVHATELVFLEDSPDYCTRNASLGHHGTEGRECLQTGKNLSQWEKRSCRRLCTECGLRVEERRTEVVASCNCKFHWCCTVRCEQCRQLVAKHFCARRDTAAAAPNHIKRRNKGHKR from the exons ATGAAGAGAAGCACCTTCCTCATCCTCTCCATCGCAGGGGTCTACGGTGCCGTTCTTCACGCAGCAGCATG gtctGTGAATAACTTTCTGATGACAGGACCTAAG GCTTACCTGACATACTCGAGCAGCGTGGCGGCCGGGGCACACAGCGGGATGGAGGAGTGCAAGTTCCAGTTCGGGTGGGAGCGCTGGAACTGCCCCGAGAGCGCCCTGCAGCTCTCCACCCACAACCGGCTCCGCAGCG ctACCCGGGAAACATCCTTTGTACACGCCATCAGCTCGGCCGGTGTCATGTACACCCTCACCAGGAACTGCAGCATGGGTGACTTCGAGAGCTGCGGCTGCGACGACTCCAGGAACGGCCGCGTCG GTGGCCGAGGCTGGGTCTGGGGAGGATGCAGCGACAACGTGGATTTTGGGGAGAGGATTTCCAAGCTCTTTGTGGATGCTTTGGAAACAGGACACGATACCCGTGCGCTGATTAACCTGCACAACAATGAAGTCGGGAGACTT GCTGTGAAAGCCACGATGAAACGAGCCTGCAAGTGCCATGGGGTGTCAGGCAGCTGCAGCATCCAGACCTGCTGGCTCCAGCTAGCTGAGTTCCGTGAGATTGGGAACTACCTGAAGATAAAATACGACCAAGCCCACAAACTGGAGATGGACAAGAGGCGGATGAGAGCCGGCAACAGTGCTGACAGCCGCGGGGCCACGGCGGAGACCTTCCACCACGTCCACGCCACAGAGCTCGTCTTCCTGGAGGACTCTCCCGACTACTGCACGAGGAACGCCAGCCTGGGCCACCACGGCACCGAGGGCCGCGAGTGCCTGCAGACTGGCAAGAACCTCTCGCAGTGGGAGAAGAGGAGCTGCCGGCGGCTGTGCACCGAGTGCGGTCTCCGGGTAGAGGAGAGGAGGACGGAGGTGGTGGCCAGCTGCAACTGCAAGTTCCACTGGTGCTGCACGGTGCGGTGCGAGCAGTGCCGGCAGCTGGTGGCCAAGCACTTCTGCGCCCGCCGCgacaccgccgccgccgcccccaaCCACATCAAGCGGAGGAACAAGGGCCATAAGAGATAG